aaaaaaaaaaaaaatagaggatGATTGTAGATCAAATTGAGTTTTATCTCAGTAGGATCAATTACTACTTTTTTCAGGTAAGATTATGAATTCGATTTACACTTAACTTTCTTCTTTTCTAAGCCTACcctataatataaaacaaaaaaaataaaataaaataagaaagttAGATGATATGAGGTAAGATCATCAGCAAGGTGAAAATCATCACTTCATCACCATTATCGTACTTAATATATAAAGCTCATAAGAAATATAATCTGGAAAGAGAAGGAAGACCGTAACCCATAATCATTACTGCAATATTCATATTCGCTaaaataacaaagtttaaaATATACTTTAACTGATTTAATATGTTGTGAAAGAGACCTTATCATCTTTAAACATATTATCCAGATCAAGTTCATAAAGAAATACAAACAAAAACGTTCACGAGAATAAACCAATCGAACATCAAAGTGTTCAAGTTAGGCTTTTTAGTTTAACCAAACAAGGCTTGAAATTTTGCTTAAATGTCTATCGATGATAAACGAGTTTAACCGAGCTTATTCTCGAGCTGCGCACGAGTACATCAACTCATTCACAACCCAATATAGGAATAACTTGATAACAACAACGATCAACGAGAACAAGTTAATAAGATTGCATTGAAGGGATTAACAAAGAAGAGAGTGTTTGAATAAACAAATGCATTGCTAGCATAAAAGCTGAAGCAAATTAATCAGCCCAGATTATGTGGGTGAACATAGAGATTTACAATATTAACAACACATTCATTCAATCTTCAAATCTGCATTAGTTGGTTCTTTATGTACATTTTAACTTCTTCGACGTCAACTGTCCACGCTACAGAAATCGGAGAATATCCTGTCCATGGATTTTCCGAATTCCACCTGTTACGCATAATCAGTCAAGTTTATGTAAGAGGCGGGATTTAGAGAGGTCTGAGTATATATGACTAGATAGAAAATGAATTTAACTAACTTTTTAAGCCCTTGATCCATCAATGTATGTCCCACACAGATGCCCTGCGTCTCAACTCTCACGACCCCTTTCTTGTACGTGAAAAGATCTGGCCTCACAAGTGCTACAAAGCTAACCGGATCATGAAGGAATACACCTATGGCCATAGTTTTCATGTGTTGGAATGTTAAATGTAGACTAAACTGCAGATCAATCAATTTTAAGAAACACGTAACCTCTTTGTCATTACAAGGGTAAGATGGCTTACATCTGACCCCTCAAACCCTTCTTAAGTGAGAGCCTAGCTAGGTAGGAGCCACTTATAGGGTAATGGAACGTTGATCAACCAAATTTTAGATGATGTTATTTGGGTCTTTATTTAACTTGTCATTGTCCAAGTCAACAATTCATGTTGAACCAACAGCTATAAAAAATTTTCGTGAAAAAGTAAATTCTATTTTCAATCATTCAATGGCCAATGCCATAAATAGCTCCCACCTATGAGCAGGGCCGGCCCTATTAAGGGGCAAGAAGGGTCTTCGCCCCGCGCCCATCCTGAAAAACTAGAACAAGTTTACCCAAAAATTCATATTTATCTAATCTTGATACTTTTATTATTTCACATGTAAATAGTAATAATTAGGGGCCCATAATTGTTATCTTGCCCTAGGCCTCTCAAAACTCCGGGCAAGCCCTGCCTATGGGAGGTTTGGAGGCTCGAATGTACGttaccttacccttgttagtaatAACAAAGGTTGTTTctaatttcataaataaataagtaaataaccAAATTTAATGCTTAGGCACAAGCCCATGTCAAATATGAGATCTAGATTCCGAGTAACATAGATTTTAGGTATAAGCAATGTAATTTTTATTAACCAACTAGCAAAGGTGTGATAGAAAACGGTAGTTGCATACCATGTACACCATCGGACTTCACATGCCAATCACGGTAAAATTTGCACATATCAGTGAGTACTTGTGTATGTCTTCCTTTTGATTCCCTTAGCTCAAGAAGTTCAGAGTCTGCCACCATAGTAATATTAGTCGATAATAGCAGTTCAAGTTGATAACAGAGGGCATAATATAACGTCGTATTAACATGAAAATCGCAACGAAGTTGAACTGCACCTGTAAATTTGACTTGGGTTGTGATGTTAATGCCAACAACTGTTATATTTGCCCCTGAAGTAAAAACTACGTCAGCCGCCTCAGGGTCTCCGTAGATCTGAATTTAAGCATAAATGTTAGcgttaaatattaaaaactagTAGAAGTATAAGATACATGTTGCGGTATCATAAGAAACCGACAACATTTGACAAGGGCAAAAAGAGCAAGAAATTACATTTGCTTCAGCGGCAGGATTAACATTTCCAACACAAAAGAATGCGCCCCCGAGAACCACAATTCTTTTCACTTTGCTTGCGAAGGTTGAATCCTTCTTGATTGCCTGCAGTATAAGATGTCAGATACAGCTATACTTCGAGAGCATTAAAATAACCGAGAAAAGTAAGCAGACTAACCAGGGCTAAGTTTGTCAATGGCCCCAACGCAAGTATCGATATTTCACCAGGGTATTCAGAAACCTTATCCACCAAAAATTCTGCAGcatttttctcaatttttttcGCGTTGGGAGGTGATAGATGTATGTTGCCCAATCCATCAGAACCATGAACAAAGTCAGCAACACGTGGTATGCCACCCTGTTTATAATGAAAAAACTGATACAATAAGTGTACAAAAGTATTTCTTCCTCGAGATGTTGGCCGGGACTGAAAACTAATGTGCCCGTTTCTCATAGAACTTCGATAAATAACTATATAGCCTATGTGAGATGTGGCGCAACCAACAAAACGATTCCAAGGTCAGAAATCTTAAAACTTGTTTCAACATGCCGAAACCAACATGAGCAATTTTGTATGGAAACATAACATGGGTGATTCACTGAATCATAAAACTTCAAAGCTCAAAACAAGACAACTATATGCTCGAAAGCTATGTTATTGGACTCGGGTAATTATGCCGGATATCGGTACGTATCCAGGTGTtagatacgtctaaatattcagtTTTaagcctaaaatgaagtgtctaagtgccataccaatgtccgagcatcaaggatcggacaccgGTACgtaaagcaaaatgaagagtctgaGTAACATAGCTCGAAAGCAAAAGCAACAAAAGGACTATTTGTCCCAAAAGGCAGCAGTAAATCAGATTCCGTCAAACAGATAATACCATTTAACACATAAGTTCATTTTCATAAGAATGTAAAACAGGTGAGTCATTGACAAACAATGAATCGAGTTTCAACAGTCTTTGACTAAAACAGAAGAGAAGAAATTGTCATGAACAATCAATTTAGAAGAAATACCTTCAAAGGCCCAGGGCTTCCCTCTGCGACCGGAATATCAGGACGTTCAGCAATCTCACACTATCCTTTTGCACATTAAAACCAGTGAGTGCTCATAAATATGAGAGAAATCAGATATCTACGTGGGTTACGAagtataataagagaacaaacATAGAAAAGAAGTGAGAAAGCAACCACATACCAGGAGCAAAGCATTCCTACTTGCATTTTCAGTCATGACATTTCCAAATATCGTTGTCAACCCGATGATTTCTACTTCTCGAGTTTGAAAGGCCATTAGGATTGCCATGCTATCATCTACAATCATTTTCATGTAAGTATATCGTGAAGCGCATTTAGAAAAACCAATATACGTAAGTGTAAAAATACACATCAAAACAATAATTGGTCAGAAAGTAAACATGCAAAGTCAGAAGATGAAAAATGTTTTCCCTCAAAAGATAGCTTCCAAATTAGCACCATAAGAAGCAGAAAGATCACATGAAGCTTGCCTCAGGTTTCcaaaaggaaaataaagaatccgaaaaatgaaaatgaatggCTGATTATAAGAACAAAACTAAGACAAGGAAGAGAAACTACTGGCCTAGCTTCACATAACTTTGATGTCCGGTATCTCACATTTAAACGGTTATGATAATTCATACTTGAGATTCAAAAACGCTTCCAAAATACCTCGATAAATTTTACGCTCAATATATATCGTAAGGCATGAATGACAACCAAAGAAGTTTATCCAAATGCCAAAATTGAAACATCATAACATGGCATTACGCCAACTCTAGTAAGGAGCACTCAGTCTCTCACGTCGATGGAGCAAGAAGATCGAATGCAGGCAGCCTTTATATCCTAATAACATAGAGACGGTTTCCGAACCAATATCGAATTACAACATAAAAGCTGCTTGAACCACTACTACACCATGTTGATCGTACTTTTTATTTCGCCTTCAAATTAGATATCTATATCGAATCGTTATCACTTCAACTTGGGTATGAATTGACACTTGATTATTTGATCAATCATTAAAATTCCAAATAATAGCAAAACAACACTTAAGAAACTTCATTTAAGTACTCCCCAATGTCGAATTACACATTCATATCAATAGTGCTAAAAGAAAAGCAGTTTGTTTAGACCCGAGCGTAAAAATGAAACCATATTAACACATTAAATCATATACACCATatccgaaaatgacccgacccaGAAAACATGAAACAAAACCACACAATTGACCCAAATGGACACCCCTATTGGTGGTAGAGATGTTCCAAACAGACACGACAATCCGAAATTTACACGATCTTGTAACCGAACCCGATTTGACTcgacttcaaaaatgatttacaattatgtaataAACTATATGGATACAAAACCCAATTtcaatccgacccgaaaaaccTAACCCGAAACCAACCCGATGACACGAATGAAAACATCTAATTGATGGTGATGAGAAAGGTTCTGAATTtgctattctttttattttttggcaaaaggGTAACTGGAAAATTCCCAATCCTTAGGAGATAACCTTTGAAGATTCCAGAATGAGGATTAATCATTCTAATAGCCATTTCAGGAGAGAGCCCAatcatcattcttcaataaaattCATCACAAAAATTTACCCTTTCTCTAAAAAAAATGCAATCAAAGCGGTGATCATGTCAAAGATTTCAATTTACTTGTGATTTGAACTATAATCCTGGAAATTAAGGTAAATTGGAAGCTTTACTAATACTTGTGATCAAATAAACTAACAACAAACATTAAATTCATtctataaaaaatcaataaacacaagaacaaattaaaatcaTGAAATTAGCAAAAACCCAATAAATAATGTCATCAAGCATTGATGATTAGACCATAGATCATGTATTGTCCCTAAAACCCATTGATTGAATGATCAAAATTCTTTCACTTTCAGTCTTGTAAATCAATTGCTTAAATTATCAAGTATAATCtaagaaaaataaagataaacctagaatagaatgtaacaaacaggAATCTAAAGTAatgggaaaaagaaaaaatgcaaATTACCAATGCCAGGATCAGTATCAATAATAAGCTTTTCAGGCTTATTAGAAGAATCATAAATTATGCCATTGGAGATGCTTTCTCCAACGTGAGAATCAGTTTCCAAAATTGTGCCCATAAAGAGAAATTCAAGTTAAAAACTTTAGATGAATgcaggaaaaaagaaaaacttttGGGATTTATAAGAAAAGTGTCAGTCAATAGAACACaaaaaaggagaaagaagaaGGGAAATCCCAAAGTGAAATTGGATCTTCTCCTCTAAACGTCACCTAGCTGATCCCaccacttgttttttttttcaataaattataaaagtaatttatttggaactaattttttaatacttttggAAGAGTTTTATTTGGAAATACTCCGACTCTGACGTaaaggtttttgttttttttttactttttaattttgataaattttttattaagaccGTTTCATCGTGAGACGGCTTAATATGGGCtgatctaattttttatttcttaaaattttaatgaaaaaactgTTTTTATATAGTTAACTGCTATGTAAGTTTAACTTTGAACTGCTTGTATGAATCCGTCttacggtgagacggtctcatagaAGACTTGTTGAATGCAATGTATatctttttcattaatttttggtcttttaacatgttttttttttctaataaataatcaatgactATTTTAACCAAACTAATTGATAACAACGTGCTTAAATAGGTGGTTTAACAATATTAAAAAGGAAGTAATTGTTACGATTAAGTCAAACAAGTTAACCAAATCAGtcaccaataatcaaattgtcaAGCATCTTTTATATCTCATAAGATGGTagttttcattttgattaaGATGCAAAAAAATAgctactaaaataaatattagaataAAATGATAAGAAAAAACTAGTTTATGTATGAGTGGagctaaaatataaatttatatccgtaaataaaattaataaatcaacACTAaatgttttaattgaaaatattatatgatattttacttattaaattattatatcgCTGGCAATAGTAACAAATCAAGAGTAGGTATTGGTGTAGATTAGTACTTCATAGAATAAAAGTAGAAGTCTAAAATGGAGTTGGGTAAGAAGCCTTGGGAGAAAAGCAATAAGAAGAATACAAGTGTACGTAACGATGACTCATTTACAGACATGCATGATGCATCATACATGATACAACTTGTGGATAGGATTCAATctttgagaaaaaaataaaaaacataataaaaga
The sequence above is drawn from the Amaranthus tricolor cultivar Red isolate AtriRed21 chromosome 5, ASM2621246v1, whole genome shotgun sequence genome and encodes:
- the LOC130813291 gene encoding uridine nucleosidase 1, which gives rise to MGTILETDSHVGESISNGIIYDSSNKPEKLIIDTDPGIDDSMAILMAFQTREVEIIGLTTIFGNVMTENASRNALLLCEIAERPDIPVAEGSPGPLKGGIPRVADFVHGSDGLGNIHLSPPNAKKIEKNAAEFLVDKVSEYPGEISILALGPLTNLALAIKKDSTFASKVKRIVVLGGAFFCVGNVNPAAEANIYGDPEAADVVFTSGANITVVGINITTQVKFTDSELLELRESKGRHTQVLTDMCKFYRDWHVKSDGVHGVFLHDPVSFVALVRPDLFTYKKGVVRVETQGICVGHTLMDQGLKKWNSENPWTGYSPISVAWTVDVEEVKMYIKNQLMQI